In a single window of the Novosphingobium sp. IK01 genome:
- a CDS encoding PIN domain-containing protein, with amino-acid sequence MSDPIFDTGILVDWLRGKPQARAELLRYPRHRISRLTWTEICAAEPMETRDHVRELIAPFEIVELDGRIASAAADLMARMGLGLAAAVVLATAQVSGAILVTRNTKDFPAIMPGIRIPYQS; translated from the coding sequence ATGTCCGATCCCATCTTCGATACCGGCATTCTGGTCGACTGGCTGCGCGGCAAGCCCCAGGCGCGGGCCGAACTGCTGCGCTATCCGCGCCACCGGATTTCGCGCCTGACCTGGACCGAAATCTGCGCGGCCGAGCCGATGGAAACGCGCGATCATGTCCGCGAATTAATCGCCCCGTTCGAAATCGTCGAACTCGACGGGCGTATAGCCAGCGCCGCAGCCGACCTCATGGCGCGCATGGGCCTTGGCCTTGCCGCCGCCGTGGTGCTGGCCACCGCGCAAGTCAGCGGGGCGATCCTGGTGACACGAAATACCAAGGATTTTCCGGCCATCATGCCGGGCATCCGTATTCCCTACCAATCCTGA
- the glmS gene encoding glutamine--fructose-6-phosphate transaminase (isomerizing) — protein MCGIIGIVGKEEVADRLVDGLRRMEYRGYDSAGVCTVHDGQLVRRRAEGKLNNLVKELAVNPAPGLIGIAHTRWATHGAPTTSNAHPHATGEVALVHNGIIENFRPLREALIARGRMFESQTDTEVVAHLVSEQVEAGASPAEAVKAVLPQLRGAFALAIAFRQHPDLLIGARLGSPLVVGFGDGETYLGSDALALAPLTQKVSYLEEGDWVIVTREGVQVFDVDNNPVTRPVVASGATAAAIEKGNYRHFMLKEIFEQPIVVAQTLRSYLRRVEETVSLPQIDFDLASINRVTIVACGTSYYAGMVAKYWFEQFARLPVDIDVASEFRYRDPVLEPGGLALFISQSGETADTLAALRHCKAAGQTIAVVVNVPTSTMAREADLLLPTHAGPEIGVASTKAFTCQLAVLAALAAHLAVKRGRLSAGEEATIVEQLAEAPAALNAALAHDEEIAAMAPLIAPARDVLYLGRGPDYPLALEGALKLKEISYIHAEGYASGEMKHGPIALIDEAVPVIVLAPSGPLFEKTVSNMQEVRARGGKIVLISDAEGLAEAGEGCLATIEMPKVHPLIAPLVYAVPVQLLAYHVAVAKGTDVDQPRNLAKSVTVE, from the coding sequence ATGTGCGGAATTATCGGAATCGTCGGCAAGGAGGAAGTCGCGGACCGGCTGGTCGATGGCCTGCGCCGCATGGAATATCGCGGCTATGACAGTGCCGGGGTCTGCACCGTCCACGACGGCCAGCTCGTGCGCCGCCGCGCCGAGGGCAAGCTCAACAATCTGGTCAAGGAACTGGCGGTCAACCCGGCGCCCGGCCTGATCGGCATTGCCCACACCCGCTGGGCCACCCATGGCGCCCCCACGACCAGCAATGCCCACCCCCATGCGACGGGCGAAGTGGCGCTGGTCCACAACGGCATCATCGAGAATTTCCGCCCCTTGCGCGAGGCGCTGATCGCGCGCGGGCGCATGTTTGAAAGCCAGACCGACACCGAAGTGGTCGCCCACCTCGTGTCCGAGCAGGTCGAGGCCGGGGCCAGCCCTGCCGAGGCGGTCAAGGCGGTGCTGCCCCAGTTGCGCGGCGCCTTTGCGCTGGCCATCGCGTTTCGCCAGCATCCCGACCTCCTGATCGGCGCGCGCCTCGGCTCGCCGCTGGTCGTCGGCTTTGGTGATGGCGAGACCTATCTGGGCTCCGATGCGCTGGCGCTCGCCCCGCTCACCCAGAAAGTGTCTTACCTCGAAGAAGGCGACTGGGTGATCGTCACGCGCGAGGGCGTGCAGGTCTTCGATGTCGACAACAACCCGGTCACCCGGCCCGTGGTGGCCTCGGGCGCGACGGCGGCGGCCATCGAGAAGGGCAACTATCGCCACTTCATGCTCAAGGAGATCTTCGAGCAGCCGATCGTGGTTGCCCAGACCCTGCGTTCCTATCTGCGCCGGGTCGAGGAGACCGTCTCGCTGCCCCAGATCGACTTCGACTTGGCCAGCATCAACCGCGTGACCATCGTGGCCTGCGGCACCAGCTATTATGCCGGGATGGTGGCCAAGTACTGGTTCGAGCAGTTCGCGCGCCTGCCGGTCGATATCGATGTGGCCAGCGAGTTCCGCTATCGCGATCCCGTGCTCGAACCGGGCGGGCTGGCGCTGTTCATCTCGCAGAGCGGCGAGACCGCCGATACCCTGGCCGCGCTGCGCCATTGCAAGGCCGCCGGGCAAACGATTGCGGTCGTCGTCAACGTGCCGACCAGCACGATGGCGCGCGAGGCCGACCTGCTGCTGCCCACCCACGCGGGCCCTGAAATCGGCGTCGCCTCGACCAAGGCGTTCACCTGCCAGCTGGCCGTTCTGGCCGCACTGGCCGCCCATCTGGCGGTCAAGCGCGGGCGCCTCTCGGCCGGGGAGGAGGCAACCATCGTCGAGCAACTGGCCGAGGCGCCCGCCGCGCTCAACGCCGCGCTCGCCCATGACGAGGAAATCGCCGCGATGGCCCCGCTGATCGCGCCTGCGCGCGACGTGCTCTATCTCGGGCGCGGGCCGGATTATCCGCTGGCCCTCGAAGGCGCGCTCAAGCTCAAGGAAATCAGCTATATCCATGCCGAAGGCTATGCTTCGGGCGAGATGAAGCACGGGCCGATCGCGCTGATCGACGAGGCCGTGCCGGTGATCGTGCTGGCGCCCTCGGGCCCGCTGTTCGAGAAGACCGTCTCCAACATGCAGGAAGTGCGTGCGCGCGGCGGCAAGATCGTGCTGATCTCGGATGCCGAAGGGCTGGCCGAGGCGGGCGAGGGGTGCCTTGCCACCATCGAGATGCCCAAGGTTCACCCGCTGATCGCGCCGCTGGTCTATGCCGTGCCTGTGCAATTGCTGGCCTATCACGTCGCGGTGGCCAAGGGCACCGATGTCGACCAGCCGCGCAATCTGGCCAAGAGCGTCACGGTCGAGTGA
- a CDS encoding CDP-alcohol phosphatidyltransferase family protein, translating into MTERLHPSAGKLQRIQRNVLADSERRLLIRMCARMPGWVTPDRLTAFGLFGAALVGVGYAASNWGTGWLLLTYLGYAMQWFGDSMDGSLARFRKIERPSYGYFIDHSCDALTILFILGGMGASPYVTMDVALFALVGYLMLSIHAYLSARVLGELKLSYLAAGPTELRFLLIGLTTMMMILGSGPGLFGTISGFDIFVGTVAAILVVLFVLQTLASGRRLAQLGH; encoded by the coding sequence ACAGAGAGGTTACACCCCAGCGCTGGCAAGCTCCAGCGCATCCAGCGGAATGTTTTGGCCGATAGCGAGCGCCGCCTGCTGATTCGCATGTGCGCCCGCATGCCCGGATGGGTCACGCCCGACCGGCTGACCGCTTTTGGCCTGTTCGGTGCCGCGCTCGTCGGCGTGGGCTATGCCGCAAGCAACTGGGGCACGGGCTGGCTGCTGCTGACCTATCTTGGCTATGCCATGCAGTGGTTTGGCGATTCGATGGACGGCAGCCTCGCGCGCTTCCGCAAGATCGAGCGGCCTTCCTATGGCTACTTCATCGACCACAGCTGCGACGCGCTGACCATCCTGTTCATTCTGGGCGGCATGGGCGCGAGCCCCTACGTCACGATGGACGTCGCGCTCTTTGCGCTGGTCGGCTACCTGATGCTCTCGATCCACGCCTACCTGTCGGCACGCGTGCTGGGCGAGCTCAAGCTGTCCTATCTGGCCGCCGGGCCGACGGAACTGCGCTTCCTGCTGATCGGGCTGACCACGATGATGATGATCCTGGGCTCCGGCCCCGGCCTGTTCGGCACGATCTCGGGCTTCGACATCTTCGTGGGCACCGTGGCGGCGATCCTCGTCGTGCTCTTCGTGCTCCAGACCCTGGCCAGCGGCCGCCGCCTCGCCCAGCTGGGTCACTGA